Proteins encoded in a region of the Panicum hallii strain FIL2 chromosome 3, PHallii_v3.1, whole genome shotgun sequence genome:
- the LOC112885474 gene encoding alpha-latrocrustotoxin-Lt1a-like, whose amino-acid sequence MAASSNTAAVEVELTAPETMNPELLMAACHGWDTKLTSLLSSEEQDTASVVVVEIDRATAAASSQARAPSSSLLLQGVTSDGDSALHVVAAAGDGGGYLRSAEVIYGKARHLLEARNKGRSTPLHCAARVGNVEMLTLLVRLAGVERVATLLRMQNEVGETALHEAIRAGDMRLVDVLMTADPCLARVPDGGAGASPLYLAVALRRYAIARDLHERDSQLSYSGPAGQNALHAAVLQSKEMTELLLEWNNQLTKQQDEHGNTPLHFALSLENETHGMLPLYAVPVKKGKAIATLLNITELPLELTRQLLEADAYSAFQPDRKGSFPIHIAASAGRLSSVIVLVTMFPGCAGLRDSDGRTFVHVAAKNKRHNIVAFACQTPALSTILNKQDSEGNTALHLAVEVGDWWIFACLFVKKQVDFNLPNKKKHTPLELSVNTIPTGLYCLLNSRILIQETLIAANATRAISRRDAGMDEYSSQSEAENEEKGSSIVSNSTQFLSIGLVLITTMAFGATFALPGGYIADDHINGGTPTLARVKQFQGFMMANTLAFFCSSLAVLSLVFAGTPTVELPMRYMHYNISIWLSLNAVGSLAIAFAIAVYIMITPVAAKTSLAVIVVILSIGILHSPSVTEKFAVLLLVLCIRPGILPVLRSSISKVMLLMCWPLIVIFGWQEFSSRYQ is encoded by the exons ATGGCGGCTTCTAGCAACACAGCTGCTGTGGAGGTTGAACTCACTGCACCTGAGACCATGAACCCTGAGCTTCTCATGGCGGCATGCCATGGCTGGGACACGAAGCTGACGAGCCTTCTCAGCAGCGAGGAACAAGACACAGCatccgtcgtcgtcgtcgaaaTCGACCGGGCCACCGCAGCGGCGAGCTCTCAAGCTCGAgcgccgtcgtcgtcgctgcTCCTGCAGGGCGTTACCTCGGACGGGGACTCCGCGCTCCACGTGGTAGCAGCCGCCGGAGACGGCGGCGGGTACCTGAGGAGCGCCGAGGTGATCTACGGCAAGGCCAGGCACCTCCTGGAGGCACGCAACAAGGGGAGGAGCACGCCCTTGCACTGCGCCGCCAGGGTGGGCAACGTCGAGATGCTCACcctcctcgtccgcctcgccggAGTAGAGAGGGTGGCGACGCTCCTGAGGATGCAGAACGAGGTTGGGGAGACGGCCCTGCACGAGGCCATCCGCGCCGGCGACATGCGGCTGGTGGACGTGCTGATGACGGCGGACCCGTGCCTGGCCCGTGTcccggacggcggcgccggcgcctcgCCGCTGTACCTGGCAGTCGCGCTACGCCGATATGCCATCGCCCGGGACCTGCACGAGAGGGACAGCCAGCTGTCCTACTCTGGACCGGCTGGACAAAACGCCTTGCATGCGGCGGTTCTGCAAAGCAAAG AGATGACAGAATTGCTTTTGGAATGGAACAATCAACTCACTAAacagcaagatgaacatggaaacACGCCGCTACACTTTGCGTTGTCATTGGAAAATGAGACACATGGAATGCTTCCCCTCTATGCTGTGCCAGTTAAAAAGGGAAAAGCTATTGCAACCCTTTTGAACATAACAGAACTACCTTTGGAACTTACCAGACAATTACTGGAAGCAGATGCATATTCAGCATTTCAACCAGACAGAAAAGGGTCGTTCCCTATACATATTGCAGCGTCAGCAGGTAGACTTTCATCAGTCATCGTCTTAGTCACAATGTTCCCTGGATGTGCCGGATTGCGTGACTCAGATGGAAGAACTTTTGTTCATGTTGCCGCCAAGAACAAGAGACACAATATAGTTGCATTTGCGTGCCAGACGCCGGCATTGTCAACAATTTTGAACAAGCAAGATAGTGAAGGAAACACTGCTCTACACCTAGCTGTAGAGGTTGGGGATTGGTGGATTTTTGCTTgcctgtttgtcaagaagcagGTAGACTTCAATCTACCAAACAAAAAGAAGCATACTCCGCTAGAACTTTCTGTTAACACTATTCCCACAGGACTATACTGTCTCCTG AATTCACGAATCCTGATACAGGAAACACTAATAGCTGCCAATGCTACGCGTGCTATTTCTCGACGGGATGCTGGCATGGATGAATACAGTTCCCAATCTGAAGCAGAGAATGAGGAAAAGGGATCTTCAATAGTATCAAATTCAACGCAATTCCTTAGCATTGGCTTAGTATTAATTACAACGATGGCATTTGGTGCTACATTTGCGTTACCTGGGGGTTACATAGCTGATGACCACATTAATGGAGGAACACCAACTCTAGCTCGAGTAAAACAATTTCAAGGATTCATGATGGCGAACACATTAGCGTTTTTCTGCTCCTCGTTAGCTGTCCTAAGCCTTGTGTTTGCTGGAACTCCCACAGTTGAGTTGCCGATGCGCTACATGCACTACAATATATCCATATGGCTATCTTTGAATGCAGTAGGATCCTTGGCCATAGCCTTTGCAATAGCTGTTTATATCATGATTACTCCGGTTGCTGCTAAAACCTCTCTTGCAGTCATTGTGGTTATTCTTTCAATAGGAATCCTCCATTCTCCCTCAGTAACTGAAAAATTTGCTGTACTTTTGTTAGTGCTATGTATCAGACCAGGAATACTGCCAGTATTAAGATCTAGTATCTCTAAGGTAATGTTACTCATGTGCTGGCCACTCATAGTAATATTTGGTTGGCAAGAATTTTCATCACGGTACCAGTGA